From Pyxicephalus adspersus chromosome 7, UCB_Pads_2.0, whole genome shotgun sequence, a single genomic window includes:
- the LOC140334781 gene encoding uncharacterized protein — translation MEPPLPGPCSSPPGPRPVPPPRKGSMERRPPREPSEGGGQPGTPEKTTVTQRVLIVMEGRSVSTPGLGVTESTDLEGQGPQPPVSTPSVLDQGPQYTKPEMQGPQYTKPEIQGPQYTKPEIQGPQYTKPEIQGPQNTKPEIQGPQNTKPEIQGPQNTKPEIQGPQYAKPEIQGPQYAKPGIQGPQYAKPGIQGPQYAKPEIQGPQSPQYTMPKIQGPLVTDSTPAVPMLGPIPPPKSPPGVPDLGPLPQQCMARKSQTMVTNGEARPEEEAPPLRDSPRKAPQIRPVWVMPRRAPEIAPLGAPPIPNNTGLQQETPIPRVSPPGQDSAIHTPGTQPPEHMAAQRILSPLDAPMPHVLSQGQNTTGSDTSAIKEMSSIQDGGQQAPGAVASFLHKRGALPEEVTIVAPVMPDTTAENVAPPPPLAAIEPPTQENPLNITAPPPENTSTGATIPHAKVPGAVIGPSAATSQLAQDAAEKDKALPVGPSPQTSNAPIGQPSAQPTPMGTSLSPSHRNMSSKPPLPIPPRSSLYPGHAPSIREHESSLSYETASLSSFRSKAPAPDTLSYLDSVSLMSGTLESLTHLDDASSLGSDSEINGMPYRRTDKYGFLGGNQYSGNGETSISVEIARQRELKWLDMFNHWDKWLTRRFQKVKLRCRKGIPSSLRARAWQYLCNGYDLLNKNPGKFEELERQPGDPKWLDVIEKDLHRQFPFHEMFAARGGHGQQDLYRILKAYTVYRPEEGYCQAQAPVAAVLLMHMPAEQAFWCLVQICDKYLPGYYSAGLEAIQLDGEIFFALLRRVCPMAYRHLKKFKIDPILYMTEWFMCIFSRTLPWSSVLRVWDMFFCEGVKIVFRVGLVLLRHTLGSVDKLRSCQGMYETMEKLRSLPPHCMQEEILLPEVSALAVTDALIERESNTQLRKWRENRGELQYRPSRRLHGARQIHEEKLRLNPALSGSRLSLSSLRRPSPPTSPALALQPESVVVSEGLHPVLPSPTANKAPLGPPKEATKKGKEKQKEHDKKKEKEDREREKKREKEEKEERERERRREKEREKQKEKEEKRLQKEKEKAEAKQKKERKISFRRKEASSPAADSTRKSGTGSTDDTYF, via the exons ATGGAGCCACCTCTGCCCGGGCCCTGCTCTTCCCCGCCGGGGCCCCGGCCTGTGCCGCCTCCTCGGAAAGGCTCCATGGAGCGCCGGCCCCCCAGAGAACCCAGTGAGGGCGGAGGGCAGCCAGGGACCCCCGAGAAGACCACTGTCACCCAGAGGGTGCTCATAGTTATGGAGGGGCGCTCTGTCTCCACACCCGGCCTTGGGGTCACAGAGAGTACTGACCTGGAGGGCCAGGGGCCCCAACCTCCTGTGAGTACCCCCAGTGTATTGGATCAGGGGCCCCAATATACCAAGCCAGAGATGCAGGGGCCCCAATATACCAAGCCAGAGATCCAGGGGCCCCAATATACCAAGCCAGAGATCCAGGGGCCCCAATATACCAAGCCAGAGATCCAGGGGCCCCAAAATACCAAGCCAGAGATCCAGGGGCCCCAAAATACCAAGCCAGAGATCCAGGGGCCCCAAAATACCAAGCCAGAGATCCAGGGGCCCCAATATGCCAAACCAGAGATCCAGGGGCCCCAATATGCcaagccagggatccaggggcCCCAATATGCcaagccagggatccaggggcCCCAATATGCCAAGCCAGAGATCCAGGGGCCCCAATCACCACAATATACCATGCCAAAGATCCAGGGCCCCCTAGTTACTGACAgtacccctgctgtgcctatGTTGGGGCCCATACCACCCCCTAAAAGCCCCCCGGGGGTCCCTGATCTGGGGCCACTCCCCCAACAGTGTATGGcaagaaagagccagacgatggTGACCAATGGAGAAGCTAGGCCAGAAGAGGAGGCCCCACCCCTGAGGGACTCTCCAAGAAAAGCCCCACAAATCAGACCAGTATGGGTGATGCCCAGAAGAGCCCCGGAGATTGCACCCCTGGGGGCCCCTCCAATACCCAATAACACTGGACTGCAGCAGGAAACCCCAATACCCCGGGTGTCACCTCCAGGGCAGGACAGTGCAATACATACCCCGGGGACACAACCTCCAGAACACATGGCGGCACAGAGGATATTGTCCCCGCTTGATGCACCAATGCCCCACGTTCTATCTCAGGGCCAAAATACAACTGGGTCTGATACTAGCGCAATAAAGGAAATGTCATCAATCCAAGATGGCGGACAGCAGGCCCCGGGCGCCGTGGCATCGTTTTTGCATAAGCGTGGTGCATTACCTGAGGAAGTGACAATAGTGGCACCTGTCATGCCCGATACCACTGCTGAGAACGTGGCCCCTCCACCACCCCTGGCAGCCATAGAGCCTCCAACACAAGAGAACCCCCTAAATATTACTGCCCCCCCACCAGAAAACACGAGCACCGGGGCAACAATTCCACATGCCAAGGTACCGGGCGCTGTGATTGGTCCATCTGCTGCCACCTCTCAGCTCGCACAGGACGCCGCAGAGAAGGACAAGGCTTTACCTGTTGGTCCCTCCCCCCAGACAAGCAATGCTCCAATAGGTCAGCCTTCTGCTCAGCCCACTCCAATGGGGACATCGCTGTCTCCAAGTCATAGGAATATGTCCTCCAAGCCCCCACTTCCCATTCCGCCACGATCTTCCCTGTATCCCGGTCACGCTCCTTCTATCCGGGAACACGAATCATCTCTCAGCTACGAGACCGCTTCTTTATCCAGCTTCAGGTCCAAGGCCCCGGCCCCGGACACCCTGAGCTACCTGGACTCTGTCAGCCTGATGTCGGGCACCCTGGAATCTCTCACCCATCTGGATGATGCCAGCTCCCTGGGCTCAGACTCTGAGATCAACGGCATGCCCTACCGCAGGACCGACAAATATGGCTTCCTGGGAGGAAATCAGTACAGCGGCAACGG GGAGACTTCCATTTCTGTGGAAATTGCCAGACAGAGAGAGCTGAAGTGGCTGGACATGTTCAATCATTGGGACAAATGGCTGACTCGGCGCTTTCAGAAG GTGAAACTGCGGTGTAGAAAAGGGATACCATCATCTTTGCGTGCACGAGCATGGCAATACCTCTGCAACGGTTATGATCTCCTGAACAAGAACCCGGGAAAATTTGAG GAGTTGGAGAGACAACCTGGAGACCCCAAATGGCTGGATGTGATAGAGAAGGATCTGCACCGGCAGTTCCCATTCCATGAAATGTTTGCTGCACGTGGGGGCCATGG GCAGCAGGACTTGTACCGAATACTAAAAGCATACACAGTGTACCGTCCGGAGGAAGGGTATTGCCAGGCACAAGCTCCAGTGGCCGCAGTGTTGTTGATGCACATGCCAGCTGAG CAAGCGTTTTGGTGTTTGGTGCAAATCTGTGACAAATATCTTCCAGGATATTACAGTGCTGGCCTG GAGGCCATACAGCTGGATGGGGAGATTTTCTTTGCCCTGTTGCGCAGAGTTTGTCCCATGGCTTACAGACATCTGAAGAAGTTTAAGATTGACCCCATCTTGTATATGACAGAGTGGTTCATGTGTATCTTCTCCCGTACACTTCCTTGGTCCTCTGTTCTGCGTGTCTGGGATATGTTCTTCTGTGAAG GGGTGAAGATTGTTTTCCGGGTTGGGCTTGTATTGCTGCGGCACACTCTGGGGTCAGTGGACAAGCTGCGAAGCTGCCAAGGCATGTATGAGACGATGGAGAAGTTACGGAGTCTTCCACCTCACTGTATGCAGGAAGAAATTCTTCTGCCAGAG GTGAGTGCCCTCGCAGTAACAGATGCTCTTATAGAGAGGGAAAGCAACACACAGCTGCGCAAGTGGAGAGAAAACCGCGGAGAGTTACAGTATCGGCCCTCACGCCGCTTACATGGAGCCCGGCAAATTCACGAGGAAAAACTGCGCTTGAACCCAGCCCTGAGTGGTAGTCGGCTCAGCCTATCCAGCCTTCGGAGGCCCTCCCCTCCCACCAGTCCTGCCCTCGCCCTCCAACCAGAGTCTGTGGTGGTGTCTGAGGGTCTGCACCCCGTACTGCCTTCTCCTACAGCCAATAAAGCACCATTGGGGCCACCCAAAGAGGCCACCAAGAAAGGCAAAGAAAAGCAGAAAGAGCACGAtaagaagaaagagaaggaagaccGGGAACgggagaagaaaagagagaaggaagaaaaagaagagagagagcgTGAGCGgagaagggagaaagagagagagaaacagaaagaaaaagaagaaaagagacttcagaaagagaaggaaaaagcagAAGCCaaacagaagaaagaaaggaaaatttcTTTCCGACGCAAGGAGGCGTCCTCCCCAGCCGCTGATTCCACTCGCAAAAGTGGCACCGGCTCAACAGATGATACATATTTCTAA